A region from the Candidatus Magasanikbacteria bacterium genome encodes:
- the rpmC gene encoding 50S ribosomal protein L29, translating to MKFEDLKNKSEKQLHELLSQKRNELRALRFQASENQLSKVRDIRETRKVIARILTFLNKKV from the coding sequence ATGAAATTTGAAGATTTAAAAAATAAAAGTGAGAAACAGTTGCATGAATTGCTTTCACAAAAAAGAAATGAGCTAAGAGCTTTAAGATTCCAAGCAAGTGAAAATCAATTAAGTAAAGTTCGTGATATAAGAGAAACTAGAAAAGTAATTGCACGAATTTTGACTTTTTTGAATAAAAAGGTCTAA
- the rplX gene encoding 50S ribosomal protein L24 — MKIKTGDKVKILSGKDRGKTGKVIQILENKKKGQKYVVIEGVNILKKHIRSRSAGEKGQIIELPAPMNVSNVMLIDPKSGKPTRVGYKIEGGDKKRLLKRSGELID; from the coding sequence ATGAAAATAAAAACTGGAGACAAAGTAAAAATTTTATCTGGAAAAGACAGAGGAAAAACTGGTAAAGTTATTCAGATACTTGAAAACAAGAAAAAAGGACAAAAATATGTTGTTATTGAGGGTGTGAATATCTTAAAAAAGCATATTCGTTCACGCAGTGCTGGAGAAAAAGGGCAAATAATTGAACTTCCAGCTCCAATGAATGTGAGTAATGTTATGCTTATTGATCCTAAATCTGGTAAGCCAACACGCGTTGGTTATAAGATAGAAGGTGGTGATAAAAAGAGACTATTAAAAAGAAGTGGTGAGTTGATTGACTAA
- the rpsH gene encoding 30S ribosomal protein S8: MMTDPIADMLTRIRNAQMAKLPRVKMPLSKLKLNIAEILKQEGYVSSVEKIEEGVPKVLVLGLKYNGRTPAITNIKRESKPGHRMYKKADELPKILNDFGFAIISTPKGLMTNKQARKAGLGGEVLCSIY; the protein is encoded by the coding sequence ATGATGACTGATCCAATAGCAGACATGCTAACACGTATAAGAAATGCTCAAATGGCTAAATTGCCAAGAGTAAAAATGCCTTTATCAAAATTGAAGCTTAATATTGCTGAGATTTTAAAACAAGAAGGTTATGTTAGTTCTGTAGAAAAAATTGAAGAAGGTGTTCCAAAAGTTTTAGTTTTAGGATTAAAATATAATGGTAGAACTCCTGCTATAACTAATATTAAACGCGAAAGCAAGCCTGGGCATAGAATGTATAAAAAGGCTGATGAACTACCAAAAATCTTGAATGATTTTGGTTTCGCAATTATTTCAACCCCAAAAGGGCTTATGACAAATAAGCAGGCTCGCAAAGCTGGGCTTGGTGGTGAAGTACTTTGTTCAATATATTAA
- the rplB gene encoding 50S ribosomal protein L2 has protein sequence MAVKKYKPTTPGRRGASVMDFSIITKTEPEKCLTAPLNKKAGRNNTGRITVRHRGGGVKRLYRIVDFKRNRFDETAEIIAIEYDPNRGPNIALIQYQDGKKSYILAAEGFKVGVKVTSSKNKIDAVVGSRMPLSQIPVGMFVYNVELTPSKGGQIVRSAGSGAQIQTVEGKFAQLKLPSGEIRLVAKGNMATVGKVGNAERKYIRLGKAGRRRMLGWRPTVTGKSMNPVDHPHGGGEGHAPIGLKGGPKTKWGKKALGVKTRKKGKWSDKFIVKRRKKRKK, from the coding sequence ATGGCAGTTAAGAAATACAAACCAACAACACCAGGAAGACGCGGAGCAAGTGTTATGGATTTTTCTATTATCACAAAAACAGAACCAGAAAAATGTCTTACAGCACCTTTAAATAAAAAAGCAGGGCGTAATAATACAGGTAGAATTACAGTGCGTCATCGCGGTGGAGGAGTTAAACGCCTTTATCGAATTGTTGATTTTAAAAGAAACAGATTCGACGAGACAGCTGAAATAATTGCAATTGAATATGACCCAAATAGAGGTCCAAACATAGCTCTTATTCAATATCAAGATGGAAAGAAGTCATACATATTAGCAGCAGAAGGTTTTAAAGTTGGTGTAAAAGTAACTTCTTCAAAAAATAAGATTGATGCTGTTGTTGGTTCAAGAATGCCATTATCACAAATTCCAGTAGGAATGTTTGTTTATAATGTTGAATTGACACCAAGTAAAGGTGGACAAATTGTACGTTCTGCTGGCTCTGGAGCTCAAATTCAAACAGTTGAGGGTAAGTTTGCTCAATTGAAATTACCTTCTGGAGAAATTCGTTTGGTGGCAAAAGGAAATATGGCTACTGTGGGAAAAGTTGGAAATGCAGAGCGTAAATATATTCGTCTTGGAAAAGCAGGAAGAAGAAGAATGCTTGGTTGGAGACCTACTGTAACCGGTAAAAGTATGAACCCTGTCGATCATCCACATGGTGGAGGAGAAGGTCATGCACCTATTGGTTTGAAAGGTGGGCCTAAAACTAAGTGGGGAAAGAAAGCGCTTGGTGTAAAAACAAGAAAAAAAGGGAAATGGAGCGATAAGTTTATTGTAAAAAGAAGAAAAAAACGTAAGAAATAA
- a CDS encoding type Z 30S ribosomal protein S14 translates to MATQAQISKSKKTPKFSTRKVNRCWKCGRNRSFMRKFRLCRICFRELANQGLLPGVRKSSW, encoded by the coding sequence ATGGCAACACAAGCACAAATTTCAAAGTCAAAGAAAACGCCAAAATTTAGTACACGAAAAGTAAATCGTTGCTGGAAATGTGGTAGAAATCGTAGTTTTATGCGTAAGTTTAGATTGTGCAGAATTTGCTTTAGAGAATTAGCAAACCAAGGTCTATTGCCCGGTGTAAGAAAATCTAGTTGGTAA
- the rplE gene encoding 50S ribosomal protein L5: MDSKLQTIYKKEIVPALKKEFGFNNLMQVPKIEKVIINVGYGRHNKNKSYIENVENTLSRITGQRPVHNLAKQSISNFKIREGMDIGMSVTLRGKSMYDFLYRFIHIALPRVRDFRGLNPKSFDKQGNYSIGIKENIAFPEVTAETLEKIHGLQVVIATTANNKKEGMSLLRKMGLPIKK, translated from the coding sequence ATGGATTCAAAATTGCAAACAATTTATAAAAAAGAAATAGTTCCAGCTCTAAAAAAAGAGTTTGGATTTAACAATCTAATGCAAGTGCCAAAAATTGAAAAAGTTATTATCAATGTGGGGTACGGGCGTCACAACAAAAATAAAAGCTATATCGAAAATGTTGAGAACACGCTATCAAGAATTACTGGTCAACGCCCTGTTCACAATTTGGCAAAACAGTCTATTTCAAACTTTAAGATTCGTGAAGGAATGGACATTGGTATGTCTGTGACATTGCGTGGAAAAAGTATGTACGATTTTCTTTACAGGTTTATCCATATCGCGTTACCGCGTGTAAGAGACTTTAGAGGGTTGAATCCAAAAAGTTTTGATAAACAAGGTAACTATAGTATTGGTATTAAAGAAAATATTGCTTTTCCGGAAGTAACAGCAGAAACATTAGAAAAGATTCATGGTTTGCAGGTAGTAATTGCTACAACAGCAAACAATAAAAAAGAAGGTATGTCACTTTTGAGAAAAATGGGACTACCTATTAAAAAATAA
- the rpsC gene encoding 30S ribosomal protein S3, whose protein sequence is MGHKVHPKIHRIPFIYNWESRWFSNKNYAQNLEQDIRIREHINKKLKSSHIDSILVERTPKNLTVTILAAKPGFIIGRGGKGIDELRKEIERKFLKMSLKVRLNVKELRSPALSAKVTATTIAEQIEKRFAFRRVMKQTIEKVMQAGAQGIKISLSGRLNGVEIARNEKLFAGKVPLITLRSDVDYALVEADTIYGKIGVKVWLYHGEIFSQKDKFATDSKNDRRPRRGNNRNNKNSYRKKIS, encoded by the coding sequence ATGGGTCATAAAGTCCATCCAAAAATTCACAGAATTCCATTTATATACAATTGGGAATCAAGATGGTTTAGTAATAAAAACTATGCTCAAAATTTGGAGCAAGATATTAGAATACGCGAACATATAAATAAAAAGTTAAAAAGTTCACATATTGATTCTATTTTAGTAGAAAGAACACCAAAAAACTTAACTGTTACAATTTTAGCAGCAAAGCCCGGTTTTATTATTGGAAGAGGTGGTAAAGGGATTGATGAATTAAGAAAAGAAATTGAAAGAAAGTTTTTGAAAATGTCTTTGAAGGTTAGGTTGAATGTAAAAGAATTGCGTTCACCAGCACTTTCTGCAAAAGTTACTGCTACTACAATTGCAGAGCAAATTGAAAAGCGTTTTGCATTTAGAAGGGTAATGAAACAGACAATCGAAAAAGTGATGCAGGCCGGAGCACAGGGAATTAAAATTTCTTTGTCTGGAAGATTGAATGGTGTAGAAATTGCGCGTAATGAGAAATTATTTGCTGGAAAAGTTCCTTTGATTACTTTGAGAAGTGATGTTGATTATGCGTTGGTTGAGGCTGATACAATTTACGGAAAAATTGGAGTAAAAGTTTGGTTATATCACGGTGAAATCTTTAGTCAAAAAGATAAGTTTGCAACAGACTCTAAAAATGATAGAAGACCAAGAAGGGGAAACAACAGAAATAATAAAAACAGTTATAGAAAGAAGATAAGTTAA
- the rpsQ gene encoding 30S ribosomal protein S17 produces the protein MNNDKKTIKKTQKRQLQGVVLNAKDKTISVEVTSIKTHTKYKKNYKSSKKYQVHDERNIAKVGDKVVFEECRPMSKMKRWRISKIVK, from the coding sequence ATGAATAATGACAAGAAGACAATTAAAAAGACTCAAAAAAGACAATTACAAGGTGTCGTTCTTAATGCTAAAGACAAAACTATTAGTGTGGAAGTTACTAGTATTAAAACACATACAAAGTATAAGAAAAACTACAAATCAAGTAAAAAATATCAAGTGCATGATGAGAGAAACATTGCAAAAGTTGGAGATAAGGTTGTTTTTGAAGAATGTCGCCCAATGAGTAAGATGAAGAGGTGGAGAATTTCTAAAATAGTTAAATAG
- the rplP gene encoding 50S ribosomal protein L16, which translates to MLLPKKVKHRKWHKLRRRNKGVATRTNTVAFGEFGLCAQGHAWLTSRQIEATRKVLTRFVRRSGKMWIRVFPDRPVTKKGSEVPMGKGKGAPDRYVITVKPGTILFELGGLPEGVAREAMRKAGHKLPVKVKFVKKEF; encoded by the coding sequence ATGTTATTACCAAAAAAAGTAAAACATAGAAAGTGGCACAAGCTTAGAAGGAGAAATAAAGGTGTTGCTACAAGAACTAATACCGTTGCGTTTGGTGAGTTTGGGTTGTGTGCACAAGGGCATGCTTGGCTAACTTCAAGACAGATTGAAGCTACGCGTAAGGTCTTAACAAGATTTGTTCGTCGTTCAGGAAAAATGTGGATTAGAGTATTTCCAGATAGACCTGTAACAAAAAAAGGTAGTGAAGTACCTATGGGGAAAGGTAAGGGTGCACCGGATAGATATGTTATTACTGTTAAGCCTGGAACTATCTTGTTTGAATTAGGTGGTCTTCCAGAAGGAGTTGCAAGAGAAGCAATGAGAAAAGCAGGACACAAACTGCCAGTTAAGGTAAAGTTTGTTAAAAAAGAATTTTAA
- the rplN gene encoding 50S ribosomal protein L14, with translation MIQHRSMLKVADNSGAKKLMCIRVLGGYRKRFARIGDVITCTVKEAVPRGAVKKSEVVHAVIVRQRKEKRRADGTYIRFDENAAVIIDRASKEMKGTRIFGPIARELRAKGYQKIVSLAPEVL, from the coding sequence ATGATTCAGCATAGATCAATGCTAAAAGTAGCAGACAATTCAGGTGCAAAAAAGTTGATGTGTATCAGGGTTCTTGGTGGTTATAGAAAAAGATTTGCAAGAATTGGTGATGTAATTACATGTACAGTAAAAGAGGCGGTTCCTCGTGGTGCGGTTAAAAAAAGTGAAGTAGTCCATGCTGTAATTGTGCGTCAAAGAAAAGAAAAAAGAAGAGCAGATGGAACTTACATTAGGTTTGATGAAAATGCTGCTGTAATTATTGATAGAGCTAGTAAAGAAATGAAAGGTACGCGTATTTTTGGACCGATTGCTAGAGAGTTGCGTGCAAAAGGTTATCAAAAAATTGTTTCTTTGGCACCAGAAGTGCTGTAA
- the rpsS gene encoding 30S ribosomal protein S19, whose amino-acid sequence MSRSLKKGPFVNAKLMKKVSKATATGDKKPIKTWARASTITPEMVGMTFLVHNGKLFLNVIVNENMVGHKLGEFSPTKKFVSHGGRMAKQTK is encoded by the coding sequence ATGTCTAGAAGTCTTAAAAAAGGTCCTTTCGTCAACGCGAAGCTAATGAAAAAAGTTTCTAAGGCGACTGCGACTGGAGATAAAAAACCAATTAAAACATGGGCCAGAGCATCTACTATAACACCAGAAATGGTGGGGATGACTTTTTTGGTACACAATGGAAAGTTATTTTTAAATGTTATTGTTAATGAAAACATGGTAGGACATAAGTTAGGTGAGTTTTCACCTACTAAAAAGTTTGTGAGCCATGGTGGAAGAATGGCAAAACAAACAAAGTAG
- the rplW gene encoding 50S ribosomal protein L23 → MAILDKIKNKKEEAPKAKAEKKVETTPKISSVKKVTAKDTSNAFKVIVKPVVSEKSNSEEAKGKYTFIVAINTNKVEIKKAINDIYGVLPLKVRTSITDGKVKRFGRSRGRRSSFKKAVVTLPKGKTINIHEGV, encoded by the coding sequence ATGGCTATTTTAGATAAAATAAAAAATAAAAAAGAAGAAGCCCCAAAAGCAAAAGCTGAAAAGAAGGTTGAAACTACACCAAAAATTTCTTCTGTAAAAAAAGTTACTGCTAAAGATACAAGTAATGCATTTAAAGTAATAGTTAAGCCTGTTGTTTCAGAGAAATCAAATTCTGAAGAGGCAAAAGGAAAATATACTTTTATTGTTGCTATAAATACGAACAAAGTAGAAATTAAAAAAGCAATTAATGATATTTATGGTGTGTTGCCTTTGAAAGTACGCACTTCAATTACAGACGGAAAAGTAAAACGTTTCGGTAGGTCTCGTGGTAGAAGATCGAGTTTTAAAAAAGCTGTTGTGACTTTACCAAAAGGTAAGACAATTAATATCCACGAAGGAGTTTAA
- the rplF gene encoding 50S ribosomal protein L6, with protein sequence MSRIGKQIIQIPQGVTVETADGFVIVKGPKGELKRALNSIVKVNITENQATVSVENETNKKERSLWGTFSSHIKNMVVGVSVGYKKQLEINGVGYRVVMQGKDLKIEVGFSHPVLYSIPEGITATTEKNLITIEGIDKELVGQTSAEIRAIKKPEPYKGKGIKYVDEVIRRKAGKAAKAA encoded by the coding sequence ATGTCACGTATAGGAAAACAAATAATTCAAATTCCACAAGGGGTAACAGTTGAAACTGCTGATGGTTTTGTAATTGTAAAAGGACCAAAAGGAGAATTGAAAAGAGCATTAAATTCTATTGTAAAAGTAAATATTACAGAGAATCAAGCTACTGTAAGTGTGGAAAATGAAACTAATAAAAAAGAAAGGTCACTTTGGGGAACTTTTTCTTCTCACATTAAAAATATGGTTGTAGGTGTGTCTGTTGGATACAAAAAACAACTTGAAATTAATGGTGTTGGTTATCGTGTGGTGATGCAAGGAAAAGACTTAAAAATAGAGGTAGGTTTTTCACATCCTGTTTTATATTCTATTCCAGAAGGAATTACAGCAACTACTGAAAAGAATTTAATTACTATTGAAGGGATTGACAAGGAATTGGTAGGGCAGACATCAGCAGAAATAAGAGCAATTAAAAAACCAGAACCGTACAAAGGTAAAGGTATTAAATATGTAGATGAGGTAATTCGTCGTAAGGCTGGTAAAGCTGCAAAGGCAGCTTAG
- the rplD gene encoding 50S ribosomal protein L4 has protein sequence MTKVSVYNNKGEQAGELSLNDAIFGLTPKEGLVQQVYLAQRANAREAWADTKDRSEVRGGGRKPWKQKGTGRARHGSNRSPIWTGGGVTFGPLSARNFKQKINKKMKRKATVMALSNKVILDKFIVLEDFAPISKTKDMLNLLSKMPGFGRTMLFISADLNRDIILSTRNIKKVDVQRAIDVNIVDLMHHQYIVTTKAGVEALEKRLS, from the coding sequence ATGACTAAAGTATCAGTTTATAACAACAAAGGTGAACAGGCAGGTGAGTTAAGCTTAAATGATGCTATATTTGGTTTGACACCAAAAGAAGGTTTGGTTCAGCAGGTTTATTTGGCTCAAAGAGCAAATGCTAGAGAAGCTTGGGCTGACACAAAAGATAGGAGTGAGGTGCGTGGTGGAGGAAGAAAACCGTGGAAACAAAAAGGAACTGGTCGTGCACGACATGGATCAAACAGGTCACCTATTTGGACTGGTGGTGGGGTTACTTTCGGACCTTTGTCTGCTAGAAATTTCAAACAAAAAATTAACAAAAAAATGAAGAGAAAAGCAACTGTAATGGCTCTTTCAAATAAAGTTATTTTGGATAAATTTATTGTATTGGAAGATTTTGCACCAATATCAAAAACAAAAGACATGCTAAATCTTTTAAGTAAAATGCCTGGATTTGGTAGAACAATGCTTTTTATTTCCGCTGATTTAAATAGAGATATTATACTTTCAACAAGAAATATAAAGAAAGTAGATGTTCAAAGAGCTATTGATGTAAACATTGTTGATTTAATGCATCATCAATATATTGTTACTACAAAAGCTGGTGTTGAAGCTTTAGAAAAACGTCTTTCTTAA